In one Azospirillum sp. TSH100 genomic region, the following are encoded:
- a CDS encoding histidine phosphotransferase family protein, which yields MTESSSRPVSVDIRVLELLASKLCHDLVSPVGAIRNGLELIEEMQEDEEGGSIGGFLGEAVKLIDHSSGQADRRLRVFRLAYGVAGRDQKGFGDARAAAAGYIEGGRTRLDWPDRVPHDMTAQRRGVVKLLLNMVMLADEALTHGGLVSVAADGDETAGRITVSAAGRPGTLNPDAAAALAGTATPEALSPRTIHAYLAGRLAESDGFRVAVATESSERLVFTAEW from the coding sequence GTGACCGAATCGTCCTCCCGCCCCGTCAGCGTCGACATCCGCGTTCTGGAACTGCTGGCGTCGAAGCTCTGCCACGATCTGGTCAGCCCGGTCGGCGCCATCCGCAACGGGCTGGAACTGATCGAGGAGATGCAGGAGGACGAGGAGGGTGGCTCCATCGGCGGCTTCCTGGGCGAGGCGGTGAAGCTGATCGACCATTCCTCCGGTCAGGCCGACCGCCGGCTGCGGGTGTTCCGGCTGGCCTATGGGGTGGCCGGGCGCGATCAGAAGGGCTTCGGCGACGCCCGCGCCGCCGCCGCCGGCTATATCGAGGGCGGGCGCACCCGGCTGGACTGGCCGGACCGGGTGCCCCACGACATGACCGCCCAGCGCCGCGGCGTGGTGAAGCTGCTGCTCAACATGGTGATGCTGGCGGACGAGGCGCTGACCCATGGCGGGCTGGTTTCCGTCGCCGCCGACGGCGACGAGACCGCCGGCCGCATCACCGTCTCCGCTGCCGGCCGGCCGGGCACCCTGAACCCGGATGCGGCGGCGGCGCTGGCCGGCACGGCGACGCCCGAAGCGTTGAGCCCGCGCACCATCCATGCCTATCTGGCCGGCCGGCTGGCCGAAAGCGACGGCTTCCGCGTCGCCGTCGCCACCGAAAGCAGCGAACGGCTGGTCTTCACCGCGGAATGGTGA
- a CDS encoding DUF3553 domain-containing protein codes for MDDSLVPGAWVRHPDQPDWGLGQVQSAIRNRITVNFEHAGKVLIDSDVISLTLVDPDGI; via the coding sequence ATGGACGATTCGCTGGTGCCGGGCGCCTGGGTGCGCCACCCCGACCAGCCCGACTGGGGGCTGGGGCAGGTGCAGTCGGCCATCCGCAACCGCATCACGGTCAATTTCGAGCATGCGGGCAAGGTGCTGATCGATTCCGACGTCATCTCGCTGACGCTGGTCGACCCGGACGGGATCTGA
- a CDS encoding ATP-binding protein, giving the protein MGAFGVALILGLNALVGYDLLHQRDETLVRAGEDSASLALVLERHATDSLSGVSKILAGVVEVLAVRTDSWNRGDTDVHALLRRQAALSPLIRAILVVSADGRLVHDTQTTEPAGIDLSDRDYLMAHRDGLAPGGADAVFVGNPVRGRTSGTWFISMSRRLTAPDGRFAGVAVAVMEPMAFRSFYQTLPLSGDAVITLYHADGPVIARFPDHDSFIGRSVRHLPLFTKLLAEARAGTLTLDSASDGPHRILSYRASDEMPLAVTVSSSRDAVLAHWWSKAMTLAAVDLAGTLVLAVMTLALLREAERRERALADLQDGERALRDSQQRLIQDIAARHRIEAELIAAKQVSDAANRAKTQFLANMSHELRTPLNAVIGFAEALESGIFGQMSAKQTEYVGDIRKSGQHLLSLINDILDTTKIESGKYVLHQEDLAVGELIGECLRQMEPLAVEKGVTLTATLPISLPVLHADARAVRQILLNLLSNAVKFTPPGGRIVVEADRAARSLRLRVSDTGIGIPAMELDQVMEPFHQVDNSHTRRYAGTGLGLPLVKSLVELQDGRFVLSSVLGRGTTATVLFPPSRLRSRPDDFLTPRRAQGQIQERTQTAPA; this is encoded by the coding sequence ATGGGCGCATTCGGCGTGGCGCTGATCCTCGGTCTCAACGCCCTGGTCGGTTACGACCTTCTGCACCAGCGTGACGAGACCCTGGTCCGGGCGGGGGAGGACAGCGCGTCGCTGGCGCTGGTTCTGGAGCGTCATGCCACCGACAGCCTCTCCGGCGTGTCGAAGATCCTGGCCGGCGTCGTGGAGGTGCTGGCCGTCCGCACCGACAGCTGGAACCGCGGCGACACCGATGTCCATGCCCTGCTGCGCCGTCAGGCGGCCCTGTCGCCGCTGATCCGCGCCATTCTGGTGGTGTCCGCCGACGGCAGGCTGGTCCACGATACCCAGACGACCGAGCCGGCCGGCATCGACCTGTCGGACCGTGATTACCTGATGGCCCATCGCGACGGGCTGGCTCCCGGTGGCGCCGATGCCGTCTTCGTCGGCAATCCGGTGCGCGGCCGCACCTCCGGCACCTGGTTCATCAGCATGAGCCGGCGGCTCACGGCGCCGGACGGCCGCTTCGCCGGCGTGGCGGTCGCGGTGATGGAGCCGATGGCGTTCCGCAGCTTCTACCAGACTCTGCCGCTGTCCGGCGACGCGGTGATCACGCTCTATCACGCCGACGGGCCGGTAATCGCCCGTTTCCCCGACCATGACAGCTTCATCGGCCGTTCCGTCCGCCATTTGCCGCTGTTCACCAAACTGCTGGCCGAAGCGCGGGCGGGCACCTTGACGCTGGACAGCGCCAGTGACGGACCGCACCGGATTCTCAGCTACCGCGCGTCGGACGAGATGCCGCTGGCGGTGACCGTGTCGTCCTCGCGCGATGCGGTGCTGGCGCACTGGTGGTCCAAGGCGATGACCCTGGCGGCGGTCGACCTGGCGGGTACGCTGGTGCTGGCGGTGATGACGCTGGCCCTGCTGCGCGAGGCGGAGCGGCGCGAACGGGCGCTGGCGGACCTCCAGGACGGCGAGCGGGCGCTGCGCGACAGCCAGCAGCGGCTGATTCAGGACATCGCCGCCCGCCACCGGATCGAGGCGGAACTGATCGCCGCCAAGCAGGTCTCCGACGCCGCCAACCGCGCCAAGACCCAGTTCCTCGCCAACATGAGCCACGAGCTGCGCACGCCGCTGAACGCCGTGATCGGCTTCGCCGAGGCTCTGGAAAGCGGCATCTTCGGCCAGATGTCGGCCAAGCAGACCGAATATGTCGGCGACATCCGCAAGTCCGGCCAGCATCTGCTGAGCCTGATCAACGACATCCTCGACACCACCAAGATCGAATCGGGCAAATATGTGCTGCATCAGGAGGACCTGGCGGTCGGCGAGCTGATCGGCGAGTGCCTGCGCCAGATGGAACCGCTGGCGGTGGAAAAGGGCGTGACCCTGACGGCGACGCTGCCAATCTCCCTGCCCGTTCTCCATGCCGACGCTCGTGCGGTGCGGCAGATCCTGCTGAACCTGCTGTCCAACGCCGTGAAATTCACCCCGCCCGGCGGGCGGATCGTCGTGGAGGCGGATCGCGCGGCACGCAGCCTGCGCCTGCGGGTCAGCGACACCGGCATCGGCATCCCCGCCATGGAGCTGGATCAGGTGATGGAGCCCTTCCATCAGGTCGACAACTCCCACACCCGCCGCTATGCCGGGACCGGACTGGGGTTGCCGCTGGTCAAGTCGCTGGTGGAGTTGCAGGATGGCCGCTTCGTGCTGTCCAGCGTGCTGGGCCGCGGCACCACGGCAACCGTGCTGTTCCCGCCCTCCCGGCTGCGCAGCCGGCCGGACGATTTCCTGACCCCGAGGCGGGCCCAGGGGCAGATACAGGAGCGGACGCAGACCGCCCCGGCCTGA
- a CDS encoding DMT family transporter, giving the protein MPTNDRAEAGPAPAVPGAGRAALLTLLAMLAFAANSILCRLALTQTAIDPAVFTLVRIASGAASLWLIARATGHAKAGPGAKAGSWRGAAALLAYAAAFSFAYLTMTAGTGALLLFGAVQATMILVGLSRGERLVPLQWVGLALALGGLALLLAPGLSAPDPLGALLMVAAGAAWGAYSLLGRASRDPIATTAGNFLRATPMAAVLALLAAFAGPVVGGSLRWDQGGLAYAALSGALASGVGYSIWYAALPALTAARAASVQLSVPVITALAAVLALGERITPILALSSLAVLGGIALVIVGKSRRA; this is encoded by the coding sequence TTGCCCACGAACGACCGGGCCGAAGCCGGTCCCGCACCGGCCGTGCCGGGTGCGGGGCGGGCGGCGCTGCTGACCTTGCTGGCGATGCTGGCCTTCGCCGCCAATTCCATCCTGTGCCGGCTGGCGCTGACGCAGACCGCCATCGACCCGGCGGTCTTCACCCTCGTGCGCATCGCCTCGGGTGCCGCCAGCCTGTGGCTGATCGCCCGTGCCACCGGGCATGCGAAAGCGGGGCCCGGAGCGAAGGCGGGGAGCTGGCGCGGTGCGGCGGCGCTGCTGGCCTATGCCGCCGCCTTCTCCTTCGCCTATCTGACCATGACGGCGGGGACCGGGGCGCTGCTGCTGTTCGGAGCGGTGCAGGCCACCATGATCCTGGTCGGGCTTTCGCGCGGCGAACGGCTGGTGCCGCTGCAATGGGTCGGGCTGGCGCTGGCGCTCGGCGGGCTCGCCCTGCTGCTGGCGCCCGGACTGTCGGCGCCGGACCCGCTGGGGGCATTGCTGATGGTGGCGGCTGGCGCGGCCTGGGGAGCATATTCGCTGCTCGGGCGGGCCAGCCGCGACCCGATCGCCACCACTGCCGGCAACTTCCTGCGGGCTACGCCGATGGCGGCCGTTCTGGCTCTGCTGGCGGCGTTCGCCGGCCCGGTTGTCGGCGGCAGCCTGCGCTGGGACCAGGGTGGACTGGCCTATGCGGCGCTGTCGGGAGCGTTGGCGTCGGGCGTCGGCTATTCGATCTGGTATGCGGCCCTGCCGGCCTTGACCGCCGCCCGCGCCGCCTCGGTCCAGTTGAGCGTGCCGGTCATCACCGCGCTCGCCGCCGTGCTGGCGCTGGGGGAACGGATCACGCCGATCCTGGCATTGTCGTCGCTCGCGGTGCTGGGCGGCATCGCCCTGGTCATCGTCGGCAAGTCCCGGCGGGCGTGA
- a CDS encoding esterase-like activity of phytase family protein, which yields MTIRKNLFWSLLLVALSGGCAAVVGAGGGEPGPVTASPVPLDRGRPDKLAVGPLRFLGGLDISGGERVGGLSGLWVDPAGDRFVAIGDTGLVVDGRLRTDADGRLTGLSEVHARPLTVEEGTSHRKRRTDAEDLTRLPDGGWLVSLERDHRILRYKAGERGPEGIPTPIPLPPGMDSTPENGGLESLTLLSDGRLLTIEEGEEDGRQERRAWITKLGNTKADPAGGGVPHSAADWQPFTYRTAPRYRPTSVAPLPDGGVLVLERRVSLLGGWSSRLVRVAARQLTAGSVAGAVVDGEELGRLEAPLVNDNFEGIATRPGPAGETLVYLISDNNFSSLQRTYLLMFALHGPSS from the coding sequence ATGACGATACGCAAAAACCTGTTCTGGAGCCTGCTGCTGGTCGCCCTGTCCGGCGGCTGTGCCGCCGTGGTCGGCGCCGGCGGGGGCGAACCCGGCCCGGTCACCGCCTCTCCCGTGCCGCTCGACCGTGGGCGGCCGGACAAGCTCGCGGTCGGGCCGCTTCGCTTCCTGGGCGGTCTGGACATTTCCGGCGGCGAGCGGGTCGGGGGCCTGTCCGGCCTGTGGGTCGATCCGGCCGGCGACCGCTTCGTCGCCATCGGCGACACCGGGCTGGTGGTGGATGGCCGGCTGCGAACCGATGCCGATGGCCGACTGACCGGCCTGTCGGAGGTCCACGCCCGCCCGCTGACGGTCGAGGAGGGAACCTCCCACCGCAAGCGCCGCACCGACGCCGAGGATCTGACGCGCCTGCCCGACGGCGGCTGGCTGGTGTCGCTCGAACGCGACCACCGCATCCTGCGCTACAAGGCCGGCGAGCGTGGACCGGAGGGAATTCCGACGCCGATCCCCCTGCCGCCGGGCATGGACAGCACACCGGAGAATGGCGGGCTGGAGTCGCTGACCCTGCTGTCCGATGGCCGGCTGCTGACCATCGAGGAGGGAGAGGAGGACGGCCGTCAGGAGCGTCGCGCCTGGATTACAAAGCTGGGGAACACCAAGGCGGATCCGGCCGGAGGGGGCGTGCCGCACAGTGCGGCCGACTGGCAGCCCTTCACCTATCGCACGGCGCCGCGCTATCGCCCGACCTCCGTCGCCCCGCTGCCGGACGGCGGCGTGCTGGTGCTGGAGCGCCGGGTGTCGCTGCTGGGTGGCTGGTCGTCGCGGCTGGTGCGCGTGGCGGCGCGGCAGCTGACCGCCGGGTCCGTGGCCGGGGCCGTGGTGGACGGGGAGGAGCTTGGGCGTCTGGAGGCGCCCCTGGTGAACGACAATTTCGAAGGCATCGCCACCCGGCCGGGGCCGGCGGGGGAAACACTGGTCTATCTGATCTCCGACAACAATTTCAGCTCGCTCCAGCGCACCTACCTGCTGATGTTCGCCCTGCACGGCCCGTCTTCCTGA
- a CDS encoding sensor histidine kinase: MPMLPRSQAAFSPPDQTGDGIASGMSGASPADRLTARIQELEAELRELQHRAKNSLQLVISLLKLQAGRIRDPDARAAYEQTMVRIEALAILYRQLHESGAGTHVDLGRYVTALCEAVREGTPGALSRVPVTVNSDPIQIGLYEAMPLGLIIAELVTSCLHHAFPDDGWIRITVRQQGDSGRARLTVEDNGRALPAGFDTTTEDGLMLAEALAGQLGDTLSTDSDAAGTTASVSFPV, translated from the coding sequence ATGCCGATGCTTCCGCGGTCGCAGGCCGCTTTTTCTCCTCCGGACCAGACCGGCGACGGCATCGCGTCCGGCATGTCCGGCGCCTCGCCGGCCGACCGGCTGACGGCGCGCATCCAGGAGTTGGAAGCGGAGCTGCGGGAGTTGCAGCATCGCGCCAAGAACAGCCTGCAGCTGGTCATCAGCCTGCTGAAGCTCCAGGCTGGCCGCATCCGCGATCCCGACGCCCGCGCCGCCTATGAACAGACCATGGTCCGCATCGAGGCGCTGGCGATCCTCTATCGTCAGTTGCACGAAAGCGGCGCCGGCACCCATGTCGATCTCGGCCGCTACGTCACCGCACTCTGCGAAGCGGTGCGCGAAGGCACGCCCGGCGCGCTGTCGCGCGTCCCGGTGACCGTCAATTCGGACCCGATCCAGATCGGCCTGTACGAAGCGATGCCGCTCGGCCTCATCATCGCGGAGCTGGTGACGAGCTGCCTGCACCATGCCTTCCCCGACGACGGCTGGATCCGCATCACGGTGCGCCAGCAGGGCGACAGCGGCCGTGCCCGCCTGACGGTGGAGGACAACGGCCGCGCCCTGCCCGCAGGCTTCGACACCACGACGGAGGACGGCCTGATGCTGGCCGAGGCACTGGCGGGACAGCTGGGCGACACGCTGTCCACCGACAGCGACGCCGCCGGAACCACCGCCAGCGTCAGCTTCCCGGTTTAA
- a CDS encoding NifB/NifX family molybdenum-iron cluster-binding protein translates to MKIAVGTKDFATIATHGGRTRRFLVYEAEAGGDPVETGRIELGEEEVLHLCGDGRPHPIDAVRVVVTGPSGAGFVAHMKRRGIEPVTTTETDPLRAIRGWFAGTLEPAPEPAHPHEHEDGDGHRH, encoded by the coding sequence ATGAAGATCGCCGTCGGCACCAAGGATTTCGCCACCATCGCCACCCATGGCGGCCGTACCCGCCGCTTTCTGGTCTATGAGGCCGAGGCCGGCGGCGACCCGGTCGAGACCGGCCGGATCGAACTTGGGGAGGAGGAGGTGCTGCACCTCTGCGGCGACGGCCGGCCCCACCCGATCGACGCGGTGCGGGTGGTCGTCACCGGCCCGTCCGGCGCCGGCTTCGTCGCCCACATGAAGCGCCGCGGCATCGAACCGGTGACGACGACGGAAACCGATCCGTTGCGGGCGATCCGCGGCTGGTTCGCCGGCACGCTGGAACCGGCGCCCGAGCCGGCGCACCCCCATGAGCATGAGGATGGCGACGGGCACCGTCACTGA